The Dioscorea cayenensis subsp. rotundata cultivar TDr96_F1 chromosome 16, TDr96_F1_v2_PseudoChromosome.rev07_lg8_w22 25.fasta, whole genome shotgun sequence sequence atatatatatatatatatatatatcacgcATATCCCCTCAGATTTTTTCTCTCTGCTTTCTCTCTCTATGCTCCCACTAAGTGCACTTTTTAAAAAGTGACGCCCGTAGACTTTTTAACaagagacattttcaaaaagtaTGAGAGCGTTTTAGAGTGCCCATGAAAGAGAAAAAAGCAGGGGACTATTTTTAGactatagcatatatatatatatatagaaaacatctagggacgtccctagatttcaaatctggggacgtttttaaatctaaaactGGGATCATCATCCGAGTAGATCGATTATATAAACACGACATTTTTACGTTTCATGATCATGAAAACATCGAAGCGGTTTCAATGTTTATAATGATAAGCTGTCGATTTTATCGACGCACTATGATATCCTGATAAATCGGGATATCCCCATATGAGTTTCTATATATAAAGCACGCCAGGACCGTTCGGTGACTGTTTTGGAGCTCGAACTCTCTCATCTTGTTCCTGTGCTCGTAGTCTTCAGgtttgtcttgaatttgattctCTGGTTTTCTTCTCGTTCTTCTGCTTTGCTTTCTTAGTGTTCTGGTTTCTTATGCTCGCctcttaatcaaaacaaaagtttGCACTTTTCTTGGAATATTTATGGTGTTCATGTTTGTTTCTTTCTCAATGTggaattttgattgattttgcaAACGTTAATTAAACCTCTGTTTACTGTGTCAGGCTCGATGTCTCttgtaatctttttttttttttcaacaatttaagtgtaatttttcaaaattttctggaaaatttcatttttttccccggcaaaatttaaaatttagcaTGAGTCTATAGAATTATCCTGGTGGTGGCTCATCTGGTTTGTGTTTTTATGAAGCCTTGATCCCTCCATCGCATGTTCATTTGGAGCATTGGTCTCTCTCCATCGCATGCTTGTGAGgtgtttgttgttttggttCTAAAGCTTATGATTGTTTTATgactattttttcttattgagATTGAGATGTAGATGAATGCTGGTATGCCAGGGAATTGGTTAAAATGACACATTTTTAGAAGTTAgaaatgtttgtgttttttaattgtgCAGACAAAGTTGTTTGACGAAATGTCTTTGAGACAATGAACTTTGTTTAAGGGTGGCTTGTTATCTGAGGTTTGCTctcattcttcttgtttttctaggTGCTGTTGTTTGATGATGTTACTGGAGACTATAATAACTGCTAGTTTGTGTGACTTACATGTGGTCTGGGGCAGTGAGTACTTGTCGTAGAGTCGGTGTTTTGCATTTGCTGCGACGAGTGAACTTCTCGCCTGGTTTACAATTATGTGACAGAGGTAACtacctttctttttaatttcttgcctgtcgtattttcaatgaaaattttcttttactgGGATTTGtgattataagattttaaatattgGTAGTTATTAAGCTCTGTTTTGGTATAGTATGATAAAGCATATGATTTTCTAATTATGATAACAATAATATGTGTATTACCTCTTTGGTTTAGAATGGAAtcatttccttttttattaGCATTTCTGGTGGTCATGTGTTCATTTGATTTAAGTAGTTCAGCACTTTGTTAACAGGATGGTTTCCTGCAGTCTTTCGCGCCTATACAAAATTCTCTATTATTGAGGAGGTTGATGATGACCGTGACCATGGTAGCTGGACGTATGAAAAGAGTGCTCTGCCAATGACACTAGCAAAAAGTTTAGCGTGCCTTCCTGATGAATCCAGCACTtccatcaaaaagaaaaagatgagccGAATGGAACTCAAGAGAGCAATTGAACTCCGCATCAAGAAAAGAGTCAAGGTGCAATATTCACATGGAAAATTTCATGACCTTATGGAGAAAGTGATTGCTAATGCCAGCACTCTGCAGGATGCATATGATATCGTTCGACTAAATTCTAATGTTGATATTGGATCAGAAAGAGAGGATCTTTCCTTTGCTTCTATGGCTGAACAGCTTGCTAGTGGTAAATTTGATGTGAATGCAAATTCCATATGCTTGTGTTTCAAAGAACGAAAAAAAAGAATGCCTTGTCCTTCCAAGGTTGAAGTTGAAGGTCATTGAGGAAGCAATCAGGGTGGTACTTGAGATAGTTTATAGGCCATTCTTCTCAAAGATCTCTCACGGTTGCCGAAGTGGTAGGGGCCATCTATCAGCTTTGAGGTATGTTTGCAAAGAGATAAATAAACCCGATTGGTGTTTCACTATATGCATGAATAAAGAGGCTGATGACAGTGTCATCTCTAAGCTCATATCTACAATGGAGGAAAGGATCATAGACAAcaacttattttcttttattcgtTGTTTATTTCATGCTCGTGTACTTAATTTGACATTTGGATGCATCCCAAAAGGCCATGGTCTTCTCCAAGAAGGGGTTCTCTCTCCGATTCTGATGAATATATATCTTGACATGCTTGACCGGGAATTCTTTGCTATATGCATGAGGCATGAAGGACTTGGTCTGCATGCTGGTGTTTCTAAGGGTGGGCAACACTCAATGCTGCGGAGTTGGATTCGTAGACAAAGGGACAGTGCTGATAGTGGCAAAGAACTGATAAATGGCTCAGATGTAAGAATATATGCTTGTAGATATATGGACGAGATCTTTGTAGCTGTTTCAGGTTCTAAAGATGTTGCATTGAGTGTGAAAACCGACATCACAAATTACCTGAGGCTCTCTCTTAATCTAGATGTGATAGACTACACAGACATTTTACCGATGCGTGATAGGTCTTGTGTGCAGTTTCTTGGTACCATGGTTCGTGTGACTGCTGAAGAAAGTGAAGCAGAGAAAGCAGTGCACAAGTTGAAGGATAAAGTACGGCTATTTGCTTCtcagaagaaagaaatatggGATGCTGGGACAGTTAGGGTAGGTCAAAAGTGGCTGGCTTATGGTTTAAAGAGAATAAAAGAATCAGAGATCAAGCAGCTTAAGCTCAGTACTCAATTATTGGATCATGTTGCCCAGTTCCGCAAGGATGGAATGAAGACAGATCACTGGTTTAAGTCCTTGCTCAAGATTTGGTTGCAAGATATCAATGCCAGAGCTGAAGCTAATGAGGGGATGGTTCTATCTAAATACATCACTGAGCCAGCACTTCCATCAGAACTGAGAGaatcattttatgattttcaAATGCAGGCTGAGAAATATATTTCCTCTGAAACAACCGCCACTCTTGCATTGCTTTGCAAGTCAAGCAATATTGCAAGTACAAGCATGAAGAAGGATAATACTGTGACCAAGATGGAGGCACCTATCAGCTTTATAGCAAAGATCCTCAACCGTTATGGTTTAATCAACCTCGAGGGATTTCCCAGGCATGTTTCTACACTAATTTTACAAGATGATGATCTAATCATAGCTTGGTTTTCAGGTCTTGTTTGTAGGTGGTTAAAATGGTATTCTGAATATGATAATTTCGGAGACATTAAGATAATGATATCCGAATGTGTGAGGATATCATGCATCCGAACTCTAGCAGCTAAGTACCGGATACATGAATCTTTAATAGAGAAGCAGTTTGATTCAGAATTGAGTAGCATTCCAATGACTGAAGAACTAGAGACCGAAATGGCATCAATAACATCCAGTGCTGAAAATCAAGATGAGGGTTTGATGTATGGGATTTCATACAGTGGCCTCTGTGTGCTATCACTGTATAGAGTAAAAGTTCCATCTCGGGTGTTCAACTGCTTTGTGTTTGGATGCTGTGTTTCATGTCCAAGCATGTACACTCTACTAGTGAAGGAGAGGCAGAAGTTTCCAGGTTGGAAAACAGGATTCTCAGCAGCCATCCACCCAAGCTTGAACGGAAGACGAATCGGCTTGTGCAATCAGCATGTTAAGGATTTGTACATGGGTCATATATCTCTTCAGTCCATAGAGTTTGGTGCATTGAACAAATGAGTCCTCAATATGTCAAGACAAGTTTCAGCTGCAATTCATCAACACCATTACATTTGTTATACACTATTCAACTCAGATTGGAAGATGAAGGTAATCTTCCTCCATTTTGCATTCACCATTCAGCACTAACTCACAAACTACAAAGCAGTCTTTACACTGATGATGAGATGAGACTTGCAATCAAGTATATTTACAGAAAAAGCTTTTCTTGTTAGCATTGACTTTGTTAGCTCGCCATTAAGGTAAAACTTAAGTTCATAACATGTCACATTTTTGCAGCACTAGTGtgatgataagttcttgtgaaGTAGGAGAGAGCATGCAAGCACTATTATGATTAGGACATTCAGGTTATTTCTTGATTCTGTGAGAAGGCATGCTGTGCTTTGTAAAGGTCACACAATGAAGAACCAACTGAAGGCATACTCTTGTTAGTGCAAAGAATTAGCATTGAAACTAATGAGATCGACGAATGGCATCGTTTTGACGGCCTCACCGTTGTTCCCGTGGTCCCTCTAACGACGAACTCTGGCAACCTGCTTCTCTGTTTCAGATGCTATTCTTGTTAAATCAAATTTGTTCTTCAAGTTGCTTTTGGTGACTTGTATCTGTTAAAGTTAGAGAATTTCATCACTAGTGTGTTTTTGAGATGATTAAGCttctaagtatatatatatatatataagtacttGGCCTTCTTGGCTTGTAAATTCTCTAGTTTATTAGTGTTAACATGAAATGTTCTTCTTTAGACAGCATTTAGTTTATTAGTTGTTAATAATGAATGAAATTATATAGATTTATGAGAAATGTTATCTGCAAGTTAGATGGGATGGTCTGTATTTACTCTGTTGTCCAATCTGGTCTAAAATTATTTGAGATTTCTTGTATTTACTTGTAATTATAAAATCagatatgattttaaaattggAAGTTTATGTTAGTTTGGTTGAGCATTCATTTACATCTTTCATGGTATTATTACATAGACTACGAGATAtgtctattttatatataaaaaaggatatttttttcaataaaaaaattcattaaccaagacaaaaattttaaaatattacttatttaatttaattaacctTAAAAGGTTGTAGTTActcaaaaatatgttatttactGTAGTTAACAATTAAAACATGAAAGACAGACAAATCTTTTAACAACCAGCGAATAACACTTTTTAACAAaagcattaaattataaatacaaaaacaagaaagtTATGATGCTTGTGCATTAAGTATATGTTTTA is a genomic window containing:
- the LOC120279623 gene encoding LOW QUALITY PROTEIN: nuclear intron maturase 4, mitochondrial-like (The sequence of the model RefSeq protein was modified relative to this genomic sequence to represent the inferred CDS: deleted 1 base in 1 codon); this encodes MWSGAVSTCRRVGVLHLLRRVNFSPGLQLCDRGWFPAVFRAYTKFSIIEEVDDDRDHGSWTYEKSALPMTLAKSLACLPDESSTSIKKKKMSRMELKRAIELRIKKRVKVQYSHGKFHDLMEKVIANASTLQDAYDIVRLNSNVDIGSEREDLSFASMAEQLASGKFDVNANSYACVSKNEKKECLVLPRLKLKVIEEAIRVVLEIVYRPFFSKISHGCRSGRGHLSALRYVCKEINKPDWCFTICMNKEADDSVISKLISTMEERIIDNNLFSFIRCLFHARVLNLTFGCIPKGHGLLQEGVLSPILMNIYLDMLDREFFAICMRHEGLGLHAGVSKGGQHSMLRSWIRRQRDSADSGKELINGSDVRIYACRYMDEIFVAVSGSKDVALSVKTDITNYLRLSLNLDVIDYTDILPMRDRSCVQFLGTMVRVTAEESEAEKAVHKLKDKVRLFASQKKEIWDAGTVRVGQKWLAYGLKRIKESEIKQLKLSTQLLDHVAQFRKDGMKTDHWFKSLLKIWLQDINARAEANEGMVLSKYITEPALPSELRESFYDFQMQAEKYISSETTATLALLCKSSNIASTSMKKDNTVTKMEAPISFIAKILNRYGLINLEGFPRHVSTLILQDDDLIIAWFSGLVCRWLKWYSEYDNFGDIKIMISECVRISCIRTLAAKYRIHESLIEKQFDSELSSIPMTEELETEMASITSSAENQDEGLMYGISYSGLCVLSLYRVKVPSRVFNCFVFGCCVSCPSMYTLLVKERQKFPGWKTGFSAAIHPSLNGRRIGLCNQHVKDLYMGHISLQSIEFGALNK